The following is a genomic window from Serratia ficaria.
GGCGGATTTGCCGCTGCCTGAAACCCCCATCAAGATAAATACGTGATTCTGCGGATTACTCATAATGTCATGCCCTTATGGAGTCTAATGCGCGTCCTGGCGGCGGGTCAGGCTGCCGACGTCATCAAATGCGCCCCAACTGATGAAAATGCTCAATAAATGCCGTAACGGGGTCCGGCGCCAGACGCGGCGCCGGACGGGGTAGCGATTATACGACCGTCGCCAACAGCAGGCAGCCCACCAGGCCGCACACCGAGATGATGGTTTCCAGCACCGACCAGGATTTGATGGTCTCCATGATGCTCAGGTTGAAATACTCCTTGAACAGCCAGAAGCCCGGATCGTTGACGTGAGAGAAAATCACGCTGCCGGAACCGACCGCAATCACCATCAGCTCAGGGCTGACGCCGGTGGTGGCGATCAGAGGCGCCACGATGCCGCCGGCGGTGATCGCCGCCACGGTGGCGGAACCCAGCGCCAGACGCAGCGCGGCGGCGATCGACCAGGCCATCAGGATCGGCGAAACGTTGCTGCCCGCCATCAGGCCGGCGATGTATTGCTCTACGCCGCTGTCGACCAGCACCTGTTTGAACGCGCCGCCGCCGCCGATGATCAACAGCATCATGGCGATGATTTTAATCGAGTCGGTGATGGTGCCCATCACTTCATCCATGCTGCGACCGCGGTTCAGGCCGAAGGTGAAGATAGCGATCAGCACCGCAATCAGCGTCGCCATCACCGGATCGCCGAAGAATTCGGCGAAGCGCAGCAGGCTATGGCCCTTTGGCAGCACCATTTCGGCTACCGCGCGCAGCGCCATCAGGATCACCGGCACCAGAGAGGTGGCGACGCTGATGCCGAAGCTGGGCATTTCCGCTTCGGTGAAGATTTTTGGGTTATACAGGCCTTCCGGCACCGGCTTGTCGATGCCTTTCAGGAAGCGGGCAT
Proteins encoded in this region:
- the gntT gene encoding gluconate transporter; its protein translation is MPLVIVAGGVALLLLLMIRFKLNGFISLVLVALAVGIAQGMPVDKVIGSIKAGVGGTLGSLALIMGFGAMLGKLLADCGGAQRIATTLIDKFGQKYIQWAVVLTGFTVGFALFYEVGFVLLLPLVFSIAASARVPLLYVGVPMAAALSVTHGFLPPHPGPTAIATIFHADMGKTLLYGTLLAIPTVILAGPVYARFLKGIDKPVPEGLYNPKIFTEAEMPSFGISVATSLVPVILMALRAVAEMVLPKGHSLLRFAEFFGDPVMATLIAVLIAIFTFGLNRGRSMDEVMGTITDSIKIIAMMLLIIGGGGAFKQVLVDSGVEQYIAGLMAGSNVSPILMAWSIAAALRLALGSATVAAITAGGIVAPLIATTGVSPELMVIAVGSGSVIFSHVNDPGFWLFKEYFNLSIMETIKSWSVLETIISVCGLVGCLLLATVV